In the genome of Triticum urartu cultivar G1812 chromosome 5, Tu2.1, whole genome shotgun sequence, one region contains:
- the LOC125506050 gene encoding protein PELPK1-like, whose protein sequence is MASTSTSFVAMALVMAVMLSTCHAARLLADVPALPTPMLPPVPVVPTVPALPGGVVPTVPTVPNVPTVPTVPGVPKVPTVPTVPGVPTVPTVPGVPTVPVPGAALPTIPAVPTVPGVPTVPVPGAVVPTVPTAPSVPTVPTVPGVPTLPMPSVPGVPTLPLPPMPSIPDLPKVPLPPMPSVPGVPKVPLPPVPSIPGVPAVP, encoded by the coding sequence ATGGCTTCCACGTCGACGAGCTTCGTGGCCATGGCGCTCGTCATGGCCGTCATGCTCAGCACGTGCCATGCCGCGCGCCTCCTCGCCGACGTTCCGGCCTTGCCCACACCGATGCTGCCCCCCGTGCCCGTCGTCCCTACAGTCCCCGCCCTGCCAGGCGGCGTCGTTCCCACGGTGCCCACCGTGCCGAACGTCCCGACGGTTCCCACCGTGCCAGGCGTCCCGAAGGTGCCGACAGTTCCCACCGTGCCCGGCGTGCCGACGGTGCCCACCGTGCCAGGTGTGCCGACGGTTCCAGTACCTGGCGCCGCCCTGCCGACCATCCCGGCGGTTCCCACCGTGCCAGGCGTGCCGACTGTGCCGGTACCTGGCGCCGTCGTGCCGACAGTACCCACTGCGCCGAGCGTGCCGACGGTTCCCACGGTGCCAGGCGTTCCGACGTTGCCTATGCCGTCCGTCCCCGGCGTGCCTACCTTGCCGCTGCCGCCTATGCCGTCCATCCCCGACCTGCCCAAGGTGCCACTGCCTCCGATGCCGTCCGTCCCTGGCGTGCCCAAGGTGCCACTGCCGCCGGTGCCGTCTATTCCCGGTGTGCCGGCCGTGCCATAG
- the LOC125506051 gene encoding RNA-binding protein 12-like, which translates to MASSASMLAMIMACALLLAGSTCNAARNLADTTPAAAAPAASAVPGLPAVPTLPAVPTDTVTLMPPMPSVTLPTVPQVTLPPMPSIVVPKAVLPPMPKVTLPTVPQVTMAPMPAIVIPKVTLPPLPFVPTVNVPMPFAAPPPSA; encoded by the coding sequence ATGGCTTCCAGCGCGAGCATGTTGGCCATGATCATGGCGTGCGCGCTCCTCCTGGCCGGCAGCACCTGCAACGCCGCTCGCAACCTGGCCGACACGACCCCCGCGGCTGCCGCTCCGGCTGCTAGCGCCGTCCCTGGCCTGCCGGCCGTGCCGACCTTGCCTGCCGTGCCCACGGACACGGTCACCCTGATGCCACCCATGCCGTCCGTCACCCTACCCACGGTGCCGCAGGTGACACTGCCGCCCATGCCCTCCATCGTCGTGCCCAAGGCGGTCCTGCCGCCCATGCCCAAGGTCACCCTCCCCACCGTGCCGCAGGTGACCATGGCGCCGATGCCCGCTATTGTCATTCCCAAGGTGACGCTGCCGCCCTTGCCGTTCGTCCCGACTGTGAACGTGCCTATGCCGTTCGCGGCGCCGCCCCCGTCAGCGTAG
- the LOC125506052 gene encoding protein PELPK1-like, which produces MASNASMLAVIMACALLLAGSTCHAARNLADTTPAAAAPAASAVPSLPAMPTLPAVPTDTVTLMPPMPSVTLPTVPQVTLPPMPSIVVPKAVLPPMPKVTLPTVPQVTMAPMPAIVVPKVTLPPLPFIPNVNVPMPFAAPPPSA; this is translated from the coding sequence ATGGCTTCCAACGCGAGCATGTTGGCCGTGATCATGGCGTGCGCGCTCCTCCTCGCCGGCAGCACGTGCCACGCCGCCCGCAATCTGGCCGACACTACGCCGGCGGCTGCCGCTCCGGCTGCTAGCGCCGTCCCTAGCCTGCCGGCCATGCCGACCTTGCCTGCCGTGCCCACGGACACGGTCACCCTGATGCCACCCATGCCGTCCGTCACCCTACCAACGGTGCCGCAGGTGACACTACCGCCCATGCCCTCCATCGTCGTGCCCAAGGCGGTCCTGCCGCCCATGCCCAAGGTCACCCTCCCCACCGTGCCGCAGGTGACGATGGCGCCGATGCCCGCGATTGTCGTGCCCAAGGTGACCCTGCCGCCGTTGCCATTCATCCCGAATGTGAACGTGCCTATGCCGTTTGCGGCACCACCCCCGTCAGCGTAG